The following coding sequences are from one Gigantopelta aegis isolate Gae_Host chromosome 15, Gae_host_genome, whole genome shotgun sequence window:
- the LOC121390220 gene encoding uncharacterized protein LOC121390220, with protein MSGPEATSMSMRFGCSRLKERVSDRMSREAKLAMDMAKQDAPWKLCPIDESETGSSGYISESPDPSVGKSRLTKTAGTGRSRIPKETGTGNSLTTKDTFTGSDRLTREAGTGNSSRPIKDVGTGNTGTTRAADTGNSRSLKNENTPGRLRFLDVYEKESVPRLTGDITKQDSNPDTPPKRRSLCGDHLACAMESVETVVYGEKQDGGDADDTVLHEKEINKSLEKCLVWMIVNNQNKKET; from the coding sequence ATGTCAGGACCGGAAGCTACATCTATGTCAATGCGGTTTGGGTGTAGTAGGCTAAAGGAAAGAGTCTCGGACCGCATGTCCCGAGAGGCCAAACTTGCCATGGACATGGCGAAACAAGACGCGCCGTGGAAATTATGTCCCATCGACGAAAGCGAAACCGGATCTTCCGGTTACATTAGTGAATCACCTGACCCCAGCGTCGGGAAGAGCCGACTGACTAAGACGGCTGGTACCGGACGTAGCCGAATACCAAAGGAGACCGGTACCGGAAATAGCCTAACAACTAAGGACACTTTTACCGGAAGTGACCGATTGACTAGGGAGGCTGGTACTGGAAATAGTAGCAGACCGATTAAAGATGTCGGTACTGGAAATACCGGAACGACAAGGGCGGCCGATACCGGAAATAGCCGATcgcttaaaaatgaaaatacaccCGGGCGTCTTCGGTTTTTGGATGTCTACGAAAAGGAATCTGTGCCGAGGTTAACAGGCGATATAACCAAGCAGGATTCAAACCCGGACACTCCCCCCAAGCGACGGTCTCTCTGTGGAGATCATCTCGCGTGTGCAATGGAGAGTGTGGAGACGGTGGTTTATGGAGAAAAACAAGatggcggcgacgcagacgacACTGTGTTACACGAAAAAGAGATAAACAAATCTCTGGAGAAATGTCTTGTCTGGATGATAGTGAACAACCAGAACAAGAAAGAGACTTAG